In Armatimonadota bacterium, a single genomic region encodes these proteins:
- a CDS encoding amidohydrolase, with the protein MDLLTIRHDLHAHPQIRFEETYASELIQRELSALGIEFKAGLAKGTGVLGYLPATSDPASAPTIALRADIDALPIHEETGKPYASTIPGRMHACGHDGHTTILLGVASALANQAVRPNNVLMVFQPAEEGGAGGDLMVKDGCLNGSLLGKKADMMFGLHGWTTVKIGHVATKVGPMMASTDEFYVEMVGQGGHAAAPESTRDPIVAIASFITTVQQIASRNTEPFDNIVVTVGQVHGGTANNIIPMSAMVHGTIRTMNAETRVMAKKRLEQVAHGVAAAHDVEAKVTINEGYPVVVNHEDAVARFVTVARGVLGEDKVSDKAEPTMGGEDFAYYSSECPCCFYQLGLIPEGVEEIPSVHTPHFDFNDDALEIGVRVMTALALS; encoded by the coding sequence GAGCTGATTCAGCGGGAGCTGTCGGCTCTGGGAATTGAATTCAAAGCTGGATTGGCTAAGGGCACCGGAGTTTTGGGCTATTTGCCCGCGACTTCTGATCCAGCGAGCGCCCCGACGATTGCTTTACGTGCCGACATCGACGCACTCCCGATTCACGAGGAGACGGGCAAGCCCTATGCAAGCACGATTCCGGGCCGGATGCATGCTTGTGGACATGATGGGCACACGACAATCTTGTTGGGGGTTGCTTCCGCTTTGGCAAATCAGGCGGTTCGACCGAATAACGTCTTGATGGTTTTTCAGCCCGCCGAGGAAGGTGGGGCCGGGGGAGATTTGATGGTCAAGGACGGTTGCTTGAACGGTTCGCTCCTGGGCAAGAAAGCAGACATGATGTTCGGGTTACACGGCTGGACGACCGTGAAGATTGGTCATGTGGCGACGAAAGTTGGGCCGATGATGGCTTCGACAGATGAGTTTTACGTCGAGATGGTCGGGCAAGGCGGACACGCGGCGGCTCCGGAGAGCACTCGCGATCCGATTGTGGCGATTGCGTCGTTCATCACGACGGTTCAGCAGATTGCTTCGCGGAACACCGAACCGTTCGACAACATCGTCGTGACAGTTGGGCAAGTTCATGGCGGAACCGCGAACAATATTATTCCGATGTCCGCGATGGTTCACGGGACGATTCGGACGATGAACGCGGAGACTCGGGTGATGGCGAAGAAGCGGCTGGAGCAGGTGGCCCACGGCGTCGCTGCGGCACACGATGTCGAGGCAAAGGTGACCATTAATGAAGGGTATCCGGTCGTGGTGAACCACGAAGACGCAGTTGCGCGGTTCGTGACAGTAGCGCGTGGCGTGCTGGGCGAAGACAAAGTCAGCGACAAAGCCGAGCCGACAATGGGAGGCGAGGATTTCGCTTATTACTCGTCGGAGTGCCCTTGTTGCTTCTACCAGTTGGGTCTGATTCCCGAAGGTGTCGAAGAGATTCCAAGCGTGCACACGCCGCACTTTGACTTCAATGATGATGCTCTAGAGATCGGGGTTCGCGTGATGACTGCGTTGGCGTTGTCGTAG
- the lepA gene encoding translation elongation factor 4, with protein sequence MDQSRIRNFCIIAHIDHGKSTLADRLIERCGAIRGTAQEQMLDSMDIERERGITIKMAAVRLLYIAKDGLEYELNLIDTPGHVDFTYEVSRALAACEGALLVVDASQGVEAQTIANANMAMNQNLEIVPVINKIDLPHADVERAREEIEMAVAVDATDAIPCSAKAGIGIDEILEAIVARIPPPDGRDDKPLRALIYDSHFDAYQGAVAYVRVRDGAVKKGDVIKMMNTGSTFVVDSTGHFGPGLQVNDGIFTGEVGYITAAMKSIGDAQVGDTVTTRDEGASEPLPGYRKALSMVFCGLYPSDGDQYEDLRDAIAKLQLNDASLQFEPETSAALGFGFRCGFLGLLHMDIARERLEREFNLDLILTAPSVDYIVHKKNGDVEHISNPSEFPDANEILAIEEPTVKATIMVPNEYVGAVMTLCQERRGIYTKTEYPTPQRVILYYTLPMGEILLDFFDKLKSNTRGYASFDYDPDEYTASELVKLDILLNGDIVDALSFIVHKSFSYNRGRAVVEQLRKVVPRQQFEVRVQAAIGAKVIAADTIKPFRKNVIAKCYGGDISRKRKLLEKQKEGKKRMKQIGSVELPQEAFLSVLKVAE encoded by the coding sequence ATGGATCAATCGCGCATCCGCAATTTCTGCATCATCGCGCATATCGACCACGGCAAGTCCACCCTTGCCGACCGCCTCATCGAACGATGTGGCGCGATTCGAGGCACCGCTCAGGAGCAGATGCTGGACTCGATGGACATCGAGAGGGAGCGCGGGATTACGATCAAGATGGCGGCAGTTCGGCTGCTTTACATCGCTAAAGATGGGCTTGAGTACGAGCTGAATCTGATCGACACTCCGGGGCACGTTGACTTCACTTATGAGGTTTCGCGGGCACTTGCAGCTTGTGAGGGAGCTTTGTTGGTTGTCGATGCAAGCCAAGGAGTTGAGGCACAGACCATCGCAAACGCAAACATGGCGATGAACCAGAACTTGGAGATTGTTCCGGTGATCAACAAGATTGACCTTCCTCACGCGGACGTTGAAAGGGCGCGGGAAGAGATTGAGATGGCGGTTGCAGTGGATGCGACCGACGCGATTCCGTGCTCGGCTAAGGCAGGAATTGGAATTGATGAGATTTTGGAGGCGATTGTCGCCCGGATTCCGCCGCCAGATGGTCGGGACGACAAGCCGCTTCGGGCCTTGATTTACGATTCCCACTTCGACGCCTACCAGGGCGCGGTGGCCTACGTTCGGGTTCGCGACGGAGCGGTCAAGAAGGGCGATGTCATCAAGATGATGAACACCGGATCGACGTTCGTGGTCGATTCAACCGGCCACTTCGGGCCGGGTTTGCAGGTCAATGACGGGATTTTCACTGGAGAAGTTGGTTACATTACCGCAGCGATGAAGTCGATTGGCGACGCCCAGGTGGGCGACACGGTCACAACTCGCGATGAAGGTGCTTCGGAACCTCTGCCGGGTTACCGGAAAGCTCTGTCAATGGTCTTCTGCGGCCTTTACCCGTCGGACGGGGATCAGTACGAAGACCTCCGGGATGCGATTGCGAAGCTCCAACTGAACGACGCCTCGCTGCAATTTGAACCCGAAACATCGGCCGCGCTCGGGTTCGGGTTCCGCTGCGGATTCCTTGGCTTGCTGCACATGGACATCGCTCGCGAGCGGCTAGAGCGCGAGTTCAATCTCGACCTCATTCTCACCGCGCCAAGCGTGGACTACATCGTTCATAAGAAGAACGGCGACGTTGAGCACATCTCGAACCCCAGCGAATTTCCGGACGCGAACGAGATTTTGGCGATCGAGGAGCCGACGGTTAAGGCGACGATCATGGTGCCCAACGAGTACGTTGGCGCGGTGATGACGCTTTGCCAAGAAAGGCGCGGGATCTATACTAAGACGGAGTACCCGACTCCCCAACGCGTGATCTTGTACTACACGCTTCCGATGGGCGAGATCTTGCTCGACTTCTTCGATAAGCTGAAGTCGAACACTCGCGGCTACGCCTCTTTCGACTATGATCCAGACGAGTACACGGCTTCGGAGTTGGTGAAGCTTGATATCCTTTTGAACGGCGATATTGTCGACGCTCTTTCGTTCATTGTTCATAAGTCCTTCTCGTACAACCGGGGACGCGCGGTGGTCGAACAGCTTCGAAAAGTCGTTCCTCGCCAGCAGTTCGAAGTCCGAGTTCAGGCGGCGATCGGGGCGAAAGTGATTGCAGCGGACACCATTAAGCCGTTCCGAAAGAACGTCATTGCCAAGTGCTACGGCGGCGACATTTCGCGTAAGCGCAAGCTTCTCGAGAAGCAGAAAGAAGGTAAGAAACGCATGAAGCAAATCGGCTCGGTTGAGCTTCCTCAGGAAGCGTTCCTTAGCGTTCTGAAGGTTGCAGAGTAG
- a CDS encoding carbohydrate kinase family protein — protein sequence MSRVIVAGHLCLDIIPTFLTDNPAEPGQLVDTGESILSTGGAVSNVGLALHKLGAEVTLVARIGEDAFGNAIRERMQGLDQYLIRTPHGQTSHSIVISQPGRDRTFLHHAGTNHLFGSGDLDFTNLPKADWLHFGYPPLMRRMYADGGDELADIFRRAKAAGLRTSLDMSQPDWKGESGKAHWPSILKKVLPHVDFFMPSEGEAHAVTDSNNPLEAAFKLGANQLILKCGGDGLFWWDGKKGHRQPIFPVEVVGTTGSGDATIAGFIFGMTNGYSIEESMRIGCAVGACCCEAADAVSGVTSWEVTRKRFEL from the coding sequence ATGAGTCGTGTCATCGTCGCTGGTCACCTCTGCCTAGACATCATCCCCACCTTCCTCACCGACAACCCCGCCGAACCGGGTCAGCTTGTCGACACCGGCGAATCAATTCTCTCCACCGGCGGAGCCGTCTCTAACGTCGGCCTCGCGCTCCATAAACTCGGAGCCGAGGTCACGCTGGTCGCGCGAATTGGAGAAGACGCCTTCGGAAACGCAATTCGAGAAAGAATGCAAGGCCTCGATCAGTACCTGATCCGAACCCCCCACGGCCAAACTTCCCACTCGATCGTCATCAGCCAGCCTGGCCGAGACCGCACCTTCCTCCACCACGCCGGAACCAACCACCTTTTCGGATCGGGCGATCTTGACTTCACAAACCTCCCGAAAGCTGACTGGTTACACTTCGGCTACCCGCCACTCATGCGCCGAATGTACGCCGACGGCGGCGATGAACTCGCCGACATCTTCCGCCGCGCCAAAGCGGCGGGGCTAAGAACTTCCCTCGACATGAGCCAGCCCGACTGGAAAGGCGAATCCGGCAAAGCCCACTGGCCCAGCATTCTCAAAAAAGTGCTCCCCCACGTCGACTTCTTCATGCCCAGCGAGGGAGAAGCCCACGCCGTCACGGACTCCAACAACCCCCTCGAAGCGGCCTTCAAGCTCGGCGCAAACCAGCTCATCCTCAAGTGCGGCGGAGATGGCCTGTTCTGGTGGGACGGCAAAAAAGGCCACCGCCAACCCATCTTCCCCGTCGAAGTCGTCGGAACCACCGGCAGCGGCGACGCCACCATCGCTGGCTTCATCTTCGGAATGACCAACGGCTACTCCATCGAAGAAAGCATGAGAATCGGCTGCGCGGTGGGAGCCTGTTGCTGCGAGGCGGCGGATGCAGTCAGCGGTGTGACGAGCTGGGAAGTCACTCGCAAACGCTTTGAACTCTAA
- a CDS encoding Gfo/Idh/MocA family oxidoreductase, translating to MREIKFGVIGCGLMGREFASAAARWMHLLAMPAKPVIVAVSDVNPTAMEWFAAHHPGIKTTTNYHDLLADPAIEAIYCAVPHNMHEQIYIDCIRAGKHLFAEKPFGIDLSAAEKIIQAIKKSPQTIVRCSSEFPFFPAAQRIVQMVELNAFGQIMELRAGFCHSSDLDPNKPINWKRKAETNGEYGCMGDLGLHVLHLPLRFGFQAKNVRALLTNIFPTRPNGAGNQEPCDTWDNAILACETHQGFPMILETKRVSPGDTDSWYIKILGTKNSAEFNTKHPKTLRTMPYQPGGKQAWQEEDLGYSSAYPTITGPIFEFGFPGAILQMWAAFIDELAGNKPKFQCATPDEALASHHLFTAALESQRTGQTVTLK from the coding sequence ATGAGAGAGATCAAGTTCGGAGTGATCGGGTGCGGGCTCATGGGGCGCGAGTTCGCGAGTGCAGCAGCACGCTGGATGCATCTGCTGGCGATGCCAGCGAAGCCAGTCATCGTCGCCGTCTCCGACGTCAACCCAACTGCGATGGAGTGGTTCGCCGCTCACCATCCCGGAATCAAAACAACGACAAACTACCACGATCTGCTTGCGGACCCAGCCATCGAAGCCATTTACTGCGCTGTCCCGCACAACATGCACGAGCAGATCTACATCGACTGCATCCGAGCAGGGAAGCATCTGTTCGCCGAGAAGCCTTTCGGAATTGACTTATCTGCCGCCGAGAAAATCATCCAGGCCATCAAAAAAAGCCCGCAAACGATCGTGCGCTGCTCCAGCGAGTTCCCCTTCTTTCCCGCCGCCCAACGTATAGTCCAAATGGTCGAACTGAACGCCTTCGGCCAAATTATGGAACTCCGAGCCGGCTTCTGCCATAGCAGCGATCTCGATCCGAACAAGCCAATCAACTGGAAGCGCAAGGCCGAAACCAATGGCGAATACGGCTGCATGGGAGACCTCGGACTCCACGTCCTCCATCTGCCCCTGCGCTTCGGATTCCAGGCGAAAAACGTCCGCGCTCTGCTCACCAACATCTTCCCAACCCGCCCAAACGGCGCAGGGAATCAAGAACCTTGCGACACCTGGGACAACGCCATCCTGGCCTGCGAGACCCACCAAGGCTTCCCGATGATTCTCGAAACTAAGCGGGTCTCCCCCGGCGACACCGACTCCTGGTACATCAAGATTCTGGGAACCAAAAACAGTGCGGAGTTCAACACCAAGCACCCAAAAACCCTGCGAACAATGCCCTACCAACCCGGCGGAAAACAAGCCTGGCAGGAAGAAGACCTCGGCTACTCGTCCGCCTACCCCACTATTACCGGACCTATTTTCGAATTCGGATTCCCCGGTGCGATCCTTCAAATGTGGGCGGCGTTCATCGACGAGCTCGCCGGAAACAAGCCCAAATTCCAATGCGCTACCCCCGACGAAGCCCTCGCGAGTCACCACCTCTTCACCGCCGCGCTCGAATCTCAGCGCACCGGTCAAACGGTGACCCTCAAATGA
- a CDS encoding aldolase, with the protein MHKPRLNRLFAADGKCFDVAIDHGFFNELSFLSGIEDICKAIETVVAAAPDAVQLPPGTAPILQNMKGQKPALVLRTDVANVYGNALPRTLMSELVADAVDQAVRLDAACVVVNLLLLPDQPELHRDCVRNVNQLKSQADRAGMPLMVEPLVMQSNEKAGGYMVDGDINKIRPLVRQAVELGADIIKADPTEDVSDYHKVIEVASGIPVLVRGGGRASDEEILQRTKDLMDQGAKGIVYGRNVIQHPNPAGMTRALMGIVHQDWTPQRAAEELKQ; encoded by the coding sequence GTGCACAAGCCCCGCCTGAATCGACTCTTCGCCGCCGATGGTAAGTGCTTCGACGTCGCCATCGACCACGGTTTCTTCAACGAGCTTTCCTTCCTTAGTGGGATAGAAGATATTTGCAAGGCCATAGAAACGGTGGTCGCCGCGGCCCCGGACGCCGTGCAGCTTCCACCGGGCACCGCTCCGATCTTGCAGAATATGAAGGGCCAGAAGCCTGCCCTCGTTCTCCGAACCGACGTCGCGAATGTCTATGGAAACGCGCTACCAAGAACGCTGATGAGCGAGCTTGTCGCCGACGCGGTTGACCAAGCCGTCCGCCTCGATGCCGCTTGCGTTGTCGTCAATCTTTTGCTCCTTCCGGATCAACCCGAGCTCCACCGAGATTGCGTCCGAAATGTCAACCAGCTCAAATCCCAAGCCGACCGGGCGGGAATGCCCTTGATGGTTGAGCCGCTCGTCATGCAGTCGAACGAAAAAGCAGGCGGCTACATGGTCGACGGAGACATCAACAAAATCCGCCCGCTCGTCCGCCAAGCCGTCGAGCTAGGTGCCGACATCATCAAAGCCGACCCGACGGAGGATGTCAGTGATTATCACAAAGTCATTGAAGTTGCCTCCGGCATCCCCGTCCTTGTCCGAGGCGGCGGCCGTGCGAGCGACGAGGAAATCCTGCAGCGAACGAAGGATCTGATGGACCAAGGTGCGAAGGGAATCGTTTACGGTCGCAACGTGATCCAACACCCTAACCCCGCCGGAATGACACGAGCATTGATGGGAATCGTTCACCAAGATTGGACTCCCCAGCGAGCCGCCGAAGAGCTGAAACAATGA
- a CDS encoding endonuclease/exonuclease/phosphatase family protein, translating to MFHGNVSSDIAIGLTKVRELIAAAKIPPSKLDESINIATWNIREFGKQKRKQASIHYIAEIIGQFDLVSVIELRDNLSDLARVLEILGPYWKCVYSDMIPDAGGNRERLAFVYDERAVQFTGLAAEVSPPRQKKGFEYVSEKSFWRAPYMASFQSGNFDFVVLISHIRWGDSIDARADELGRLADWIEAKRLEKSKEDKDLIVMGDFNIDDNTGKLFKAITKWGLRIPTALQQEEFGTNLKKDKRYDQILHHPIYSENFTKKGGILDFFQDESTIPVLFAGGMSKEDYTYQMSDHLPLWIQVNVDIDQHQLDAIIQKRKPT from the coding sequence ATGTTTCACGGTAACGTCTCTTCGGATATCGCGATCGGACTAACAAAAGTCCGAGAACTGATCGCAGCCGCAAAAATTCCGCCTTCGAAACTGGATGAGTCGATTAACATCGCCACCTGGAACATTCGTGAATTTGGCAAGCAAAAGCGCAAACAAGCCTCGATCCACTATATCGCGGAGATAATCGGTCAGTTCGATCTAGTCAGCGTGATCGAGCTTAGAGATAACCTTTCGGACCTTGCGCGGGTTTTAGAGATTCTCGGTCCCTACTGGAAGTGTGTTTACTCTGACATGATTCCCGACGCCGGAGGAAATCGCGAACGTCTTGCGTTCGTCTACGACGAACGCGCGGTTCAATTCACCGGACTCGCTGCCGAAGTCAGCCCCCCTAGGCAGAAAAAAGGTTTTGAGTATGTTTCAGAAAAGTCGTTCTGGCGAGCTCCGTACATGGCCTCCTTTCAGTCTGGAAACTTCGACTTCGTTGTCCTGATCTCCCACATCCGCTGGGGAGACAGCATTGACGCCCGCGCTGACGAGCTTGGGCGTCTAGCGGACTGGATCGAAGCGAAAAGGCTTGAAAAATCAAAGGAGGATAAAGACCTCATTGTGATGGGCGACTTCAACATCGATGACAATACTGGAAAGCTGTTCAAGGCAATCACCAAGTGGGGCCTTCGAATCCCTACTGCCCTCCAACAAGAAGAGTTCGGCACGAACCTCAAGAAGGACAAGCGTTATGACCAGATTCTTCACCATCCCATATACTCGGAGAACTTCACGAAAAAGGGCGGAATCCTCGACTTCTTCCAAGATGAATCAACCATTCCGGTGCTGTTCGCAGGAGGCATGAGCAAGGAGGACTACACCTACCAGATGTCGGACCACCTGCCTCTTTGGATCCAAGTGAACGTGGATATTGATCAGCACCAACTCGACGCGATCATCCAAAAGCGCAAGCCGACATGA
- a CDS encoding ATP-binding protein: protein MRLPKDLFSEALTLPDLAMVYELGERVSTAAHDLAILKTEDYAFNPAEYAASGGCELHVRNDVTGLWLAQWSDNHVRLRPKHAAFDVAWRGEKLSLVCIEPDCEPRFWIVAGTSLALCERFFATVSAWYSASSDAISVFDHGHFMRDEELREDISNRSLESLCLTDQIRSEIQRGVIEFFGAKDVYSRHNIPWKRGVILHGPPGNGKTQTIQAIVNQLKLPTIYVRSLHARWDSPEDCIRLIYERARLASPAIVVLEDMDALITQGNRSYFLNELDGFRKLHGVMTIATTNHLDKLDVAIRDRPSRFDEKIFFDNPDLESRTKYLSEVIAKWQLTVPSDRVQKLGEQTNGYSFAGLQELTRSALMNSLKNSEDPFEGLIPETVKKKSKAKKKKSS from the coding sequence ATGCGACTTCCCAAAGACCTTTTTTCGGAGGCATTGACCCTCCCTGACTTGGCGATGGTGTACGAACTCGGCGAACGAGTGAGCACCGCCGCCCACGACCTTGCGATCCTCAAAACCGAGGATTATGCATTCAATCCAGCTGAATATGCCGCTTCCGGCGGATGCGAACTTCACGTCCGTAACGATGTGACGGGCCTCTGGCTCGCGCAGTGGAGCGACAACCACGTCCGTTTGCGACCGAAGCATGCGGCGTTCGACGTTGCCTGGCGAGGCGAAAAGCTGAGCCTGGTGTGTATTGAGCCCGACTGCGAACCTCGCTTCTGGATCGTTGCCGGAACTTCACTCGCCTTGTGCGAGCGGTTTTTCGCGACCGTCAGCGCGTGGTACTCGGCTTCCAGCGATGCCATTTCTGTTTTTGATCATGGACACTTCATGCGCGATGAGGAACTGCGAGAGGATATTTCCAATCGTTCACTTGAGTCGCTTTGCCTGACTGACCAGATTCGATCTGAGATCCAGCGCGGGGTGATCGAGTTCTTCGGAGCAAAGGATGTTTATTCACGACACAACATTCCTTGGAAGCGAGGAGTGATTCTGCATGGACCCCCTGGAAACGGAAAAACGCAGACCATTCAGGCGATCGTGAACCAACTGAAGCTGCCGACAATCTACGTCCGATCGCTGCATGCTAGGTGGGATTCTCCCGAGGATTGCATTCGGCTGATCTACGAACGGGCCCGGCTCGCAAGTCCGGCGATTGTCGTTCTAGAGGACATGGATGCCCTAATCACCCAAGGAAACCGATCGTACTTCCTCAACGAACTCGACGGATTCCGAAAGCTTCACGGCGTGATGACGATCGCCACGACGAACCACTTGGACAAGCTCGATGTCGCCATTCGAGATCGACCAAGTCGGTTCGATGAAAAGATCTTCTTCGACAATCCAGATCTGGAGAGTCGGACCAAGTATCTTTCCGAGGTCATTGCCAAGTGGCAACTGACCGTTCCGTCTGACAGAGTTCAAAAACTCGGCGAACAGACGAACGGATACTCGTTTGCAGGGCTACAAGAGCTGACAAGATCGGCTCTCATGAATTCTTTGAAGAATTCAGAGGATCCTTTTGAAGGTTTGATTCCCGAAACCGTTAAGAAGAAATCCAAGGCCAAAAAGAAGAAGAGCTCCTAG
- a CDS encoding metal-sensitive transcriptional regulator: MSNDIYADAKKRLARISGQVGGIQKMIDEERYCVDVLTQVSALRAALDQLGLLLLTHHIEDCVFGEGPEHQLSPEEKAQEVRTTLNRFLK; the protein is encoded by the coding sequence GTGAGCAACGACATCTACGCCGACGCCAAAAAGCGTCTCGCCCGCATTTCCGGTCAAGTCGGCGGAATCCAGAAGATGATTGACGAGGAGCGTTACTGCGTCGACGTCCTCACTCAGGTGTCGGCTTTGCGTGCCGCGCTCGACCAACTCGGGCTGCTGCTTCTCACTCACCACATCGAAGACTGTGTCTTCGGCGAGGGTCCTGAGCATCAACTGAGTCCTGAAGAAAAGGCACAAGAGGTGCGAACCACCCTCAACCGCTTCCTCAAGTAG
- a CDS encoding prepilin-type N-terminal cleavage/methylation domain-containing protein encodes MRRAFTLIELLVVIAIIAILAAILFPVFAQAKAAAKKTADLSNMNQIGKSIYMYAGDNDDHTMYVDHEADFEWFVPLYPYVKSKDVFRTPAYKAKPVIDPDGATGLITPDSDYSLNGLFSHGESMTISSSPAQQISVAVRNIENFHPDYHPWPGTAWADRTTPDWDDLTKYVGSDHSDEPVEDWFTGRLFRTPWNNKGSNFSFLDGHAKYYPWEQTLRVNDRLPGMHNVDRIVEKTL; translated from the coding sequence ATGAGACGAGCTTTTACCCTCATCGAGCTTCTGGTTGTGATTGCCATTATCGCCATTCTCGCGGCGATTCTTTTCCCGGTTTTTGCCCAGGCGAAGGCCGCAGCCAAGAAGACGGCGGACCTCAGCAACATGAACCAGATTGGCAAGTCGATCTACATGTATGCCGGAGATAACGACGATCACACGATGTACGTTGACCACGAGGCAGATTTTGAGTGGTTCGTGCCGCTTTACCCTTACGTCAAAAGTAAGGACGTATTCCGCACACCGGCTTACAAAGCGAAGCCGGTGATTGACCCCGATGGGGCAACCGGACTCATCACCCCGGACTCCGACTACTCGCTGAACGGACTGTTCTCGCACGGCGAGTCGATGACAATCAGTTCTAGTCCAGCCCAGCAGATCTCCGTGGCAGTCAGGAACATCGAGAATTTCCATCCCGACTACCATCCCTGGCCGGGCACCGCTTGGGCGGATAGAACGACGCCTGACTGGGACGACCTTACTAAGTACGTGGGTAGCGACCACTCGGATGAGCCGGTGGAAGACTGGTTCACCGGAAGACTCTTCAGAACGCCGTGGAATAACAAGGGCTCCAACTTCAGCTTCCTAGATGGACATGCAAAGTATTACCCTTGGGAGCAGACCCTTCGGGTGAACGATCGACTACCAGGTATGCACAACGTGGACCGGATTGTGGAGAAGACGCTCTAG
- a CDS encoding thioredoxin family protein, which translates to MKRSTIVLLSGILLSSLCLAKTEYSHDLEKAKKEAAKTSKLILVDFYTTWCGPCKQMDKEVFQAPEAKAIFKDFIVVKQDCEKEGTKSSQKYKVSAYPTLVVINSAGKVVLMTVGGLDQPMMKEFLAEAKKKAAKKTAPKPGSGKKSG; encoded by the coding sequence ATGAAACGATCCACTATCGTTCTGCTCTCTGGCATCCTTTTGTCTTCTCTATGCCTTGCCAAGACAGAGTACAGTCACGATCTTGAGAAGGCGAAGAAGGAAGCCGCAAAGACCAGCAAGTTGATTCTTGTTGATTTCTACACGACTTGGTGTGGGCCGTGCAAGCAAATGGACAAGGAAGTCTTCCAAGCTCCGGAAGCTAAGGCGATTTTCAAAGACTTCATCGTCGTGAAACAAGACTGCGAGAAAGAGGGCACCAAGTCATCGCAAAAGTACAAAGTCAGTGCCTACCCGACTCTAGTCGTCATTAACTCAGCTGGCAAGGTCGTCCTCATGACCGTCGGCGGTCTCGACCAGCCGATGATGAAGGAATTCCTGGCCGAAGCAAAGAAAAAGGCGGCCAAGAAGACCGCCCCAAAGCCTGGTTCCGGCAAAAAGAGCGGCTAG